The Microlunatus antarcticus DNA segment CGTGCGGGGTGAACAGGGTCTGGTCGGCCAGGTCCTCGGCCAGCAGCGGGCTCGCGTGGTCGCCGGCCTCGCTGGCCAGGACGTCGCTCGCGTACGCCCCCAGCCGTCCGGCGCGCAGGGCGTCGGCCACCGCGGCCTCGTCGACCAGGGCGGCCCGGGCGGTGTTGACGAGGACCAGCCCGGGCCGGGTGATCTCGAGGAACGCGGCGTCGACGAGCACGGCGTCGCCGGGGGCGTGGAGGGAGACGACGTCGCTGCGCCGGGCGAGGTCGTCGAGGTCGACGCCCTCGATCCCGAGCCGCTCCAGCTCGGCCGGCGGGACCCACGGGTCGCACCCGAGCAGCGGGCTGCCGAACCCGGCCAGCCGAGCGGCGACGCCGCGGCCGATCCGGCCCAGGCCGACGATGCCGACGGTGAGCCCGCCCAGCTCACGCGCACGGCGGACGTCCCAGCGCCCGGCGCGGACGCCACGGTCTCCCGGGACGACGTCGCGCAGCGCGGCGAGCACGAGCGCCACGGCGAGGTCGGCGACGGCGCCGCTGTTGGCCCCGGGGGTGTTGGTGACGAGGACACCGCGTTCCGCGGCGGCCGCCAGGTCGACCGCCTCGGTGCCGACGCCGTAGCGGGCCACGACCCGCAGGTCCGGCGCCGCGTCCAGGTGGGCCGCCGTGACCGGGCCCGTGCCGGCGATCCAGGCCGTCGCGGTGGCGAGCAGCGGGCGGAGCGTCTCGAGGTCGTGGTCGGACGGGCCCGTGACGATGGTCGCGCCTGCGGCGGTCACCTCGCCGGCGAGGTCGAGGTCGCCGCTCGAGAAGGAACGGCTGGTGACCAGCACGACGGCCGGGCCGGTCGTCGTGGCGGGCGGCATGGACGAGAAGGTAGTCCTGTACGTACAAGAGGTCAACCGCTAGCCTGACGCCGTGGCCCGAGGCATCGACAGGAGCTCACCGCTGCCGTTCTACTACCAGCTCAAGCAGCTGGTGCTGACGGATCTGCGTGACCGCCAGCTCGCTGCCGGCGACCGGCTGCCGGGCGACCACGAGCTCTGCGCGACCTACGACGTGTCGCGGACGGTGGTCCGCCAGGCCCTCGCCGAGCTCGAGACCGAGGGGGTCATCCAGCGGGTCAAGGGGCGCGGCACGTTTGTCGCCCCGGAACGCACGAGCGAGCACCTCGTCCAGTCGCTGACCGGCCTCTACGAGGACGTGGCGGCGCGCGGCGACCAGCTGCGCAGCGTCGTCCGCCGCCTCGAGGTCGCGCCCGCGGACGAGCAGATCGCCGGCCTGCTCGAGCTCCCCGTCGGGGCGCGGACCATCGTGCTCGAACGGCTCCGGCTCGTCGACGACGAGCCCTGGGTCCTGGCCACGACGTACCTCCCGTACGACGTCGCGCCCGGCCTCCTCGACGACGACCTCACGCAGCACTCGCTCTACGCCCTGCTCGAGCAGAAGTACGGCGTCGAGCTGACGCACGGTCGCCGCCGGGTCGAGGCGGAGGTCGCGAGCGACACCCTGGCCGGCCTGCTCGGCATCAGTCCGGGCGCTGCCGTCCTCGTGCTGCGCAGCACCTCGTACGCGGGCGAGCGACCGGTGGAGGTCTTCGTCGCCTACCACCGAGGCGACCGCAGCCGCTTCGAGGTCACGCTCAAGCGCACCCCGCCGGCGGAGTCACGCCCGCCGCTGATGCACGTGACCGGTCAGGCGAGCGTGTAGCCGCCGTCCATCAGCAGCTCGGTCCCGCAGCAGAACGCGGCCTCGTCGCTCAGCAGCCAGGCGGCCGCGGCGGCGACCTCGTCCGGCGTGGCGAAGCGGTGCAGCGGCGTCGCGGCCTTCCATACGTCGTG contains these protein-coding regions:
- a CDS encoding NAD(P)-dependent oxidoreductase, whose product is MPPATTTGPAVVLVTSRSFSSGDLDLAGEVTAAGATIVTGPSDHDLETLRPLLATATAWIAGTGPVTAAHLDAAPDLRVVARYGVGTEAVDLAAAAERGVLVTNTPGANSGAVADLAVALVLAALRDVVPGDRGVRAGRWDVRRARELGGLTVGIVGLGRIGRGVAARLAGFGSPLLGCDPWVPPAELERLGIEGVDLDDLARRSDVVSLHAPGDAVLVDAAFLEITRPGLVLVNTARAALVDEAAVADALRAGRLGAYASDVLASEAGDHASPLLAEDLADQTLFTPHAGAQTVEAVDQMGRGAVDAVLACLRGEQPPNLVRPPAAPEGDA
- a CDS encoding GntR family transcriptional regulator, whose translation is MARGIDRSSPLPFYYQLKQLVLTDLRDRQLAAGDRLPGDHELCATYDVSRTVVRQALAELETEGVIQRVKGRGTFVAPERTSEHLVQSLTGLYEDVAARGDQLRSVVRRLEVAPADEQIAGLLELPVGARTIVLERLRLVDDEPWVLATTYLPYDVAPGLLDDDLTQHSLYALLEQKYGVELTHGRRRVEAEVASDTLAGLLGISPGAAVLVLRSTSYAGERPVEVFVAYHRGDRSRFEVTLKRTPPAESRPPLMHVTGQASV